A window of the Salvelinus fontinalis isolate EN_2023a chromosome 14, ASM2944872v1, whole genome shotgun sequence genome harbors these coding sequences:
- the LOC129810552 gene encoding lactosylceramide 1,3-N-acetyl-beta-D-glucosaminyltransferase A-like — protein sequence MFMNFRRIRRCHCVQLVTTGFVLSVLMVCWEQLDHHVENRYLVNSYDFINKSFGISQQELESLSNFLYLINHHDKCNSNEVLLLLFVKSSPENLERRQAIRATWGNENYIQKELGATVRVVFALGVYSNPQQRGSVQRGLLGEDQVYGDLVQQDFVDTFHNLTIKLLLQFRWRHTYCSKARFLMSADDDIFVHMPNLVHYLQGLIQQGARDLWVGHVHRGAPPIRQKDSKYYVPYEMYQWPSYPDYTAGAGYVVSRDVAAKIYQATLFLNASLYIDDVFMGICANAMGVSPQEHVYFSGEGKAPYHPCIYDKMITSHGHVADVRYLWKAAMDPQIHDISSGQVGKLYCTAVKIMLLCKPYYLNTYPCKAAFS from the coding sequence ATGTTTATGAATTTCAGAAGGATCAGAAGATGTCATTGTGTGCAGCTAGTGACGACAGGCTTTGTCCTGTCTGTGTTGATGGTTTGCTGGGAGCAGCTGGACCACCATGTGGAGAACCGCTACTTGGTCAACAGCTATGACTTCATCAACAAGAGCTTTGGCATCAGCCAGCAGGAGTTGGAAAGCCTGAGCAACTTCCTGTACCTCATCAACCACCATGACAAGTGTAACAGCAATgaagtgctgctgctgctgtttgtCAAATCTTCCCCAGAGAACCTGGAGAGGAGGCAGGCCATCCGGGCCACCTGGGGGAATGAGAACTACATCCAAAAGGAGCTGGGGGCCACCGTGAGGGTGGTGTTTGCCCTGGGGGTCTACTCCAACCCCCAGCAGAGGGGCAGTGTGCAGAGAGGGCTGCTGGGGGAGGACCAGGTCTATGGGGACCTGGTCCAGCAGGACTTTGTGGACACCTTTCACAACCTCACCATCAAACTGCTGCTGCAGTTCCGCTGGAGACACAcctactgcagcaaagcacgCTTCCTCATGTCAGCCGACGACGACATCTTTGTCCACATGCCCAACCTGGTGCACTACCTGCAGGGCTTGATCCAGCAGGGGGCCCGGGACCTCTGGGTGGGCCACGTGCACAGGGGAGCCCCCCCTATCCGCCAGAAGGACAGCAAGTACTACGTGCCTTATGAGATGTACCAGTGGCCCTCCTACCCAGACTACACCGCGGGGGCAGGGTATGTAGTCTCAAGGGACGTGGCTGCCAAAATATACCAGGCAACTCTGTTCCTCAATGCCTCGCTGTACATTGACGATGTGTTCATGGGCATCTGTGCCAACGCCATGGGGGTGTCTCCCCAGGAACATGTTTACTTTTCAGGGGAAGGGAAGGCCCCCTATCACCCCTGCATCTATGATAAGATGATCACCTCCCACGGACATGTGGCAGACGTCCGCTACCTGTGGAAGGCAGCTATGGACCCACAGATTCATGACATTTCCTCTGGCCAGGTGGGAAAGCTGTACTGCACAGCAGTGAAAATCATGCTCCTCTGTAAACCTTACTATTTAAATACCTATCCATGCAAGGCAGCCTTTTCatag